One window from the genome of Streptococcus parasanguinis encodes:
- a CDS encoding MetQ/NlpA family ABC transporter substrate-binding protein — MKLKKILGLTALAALATFALAACGSSKSSSKDGETTVKVGVMTLSDTEKARWDQVQKNLDDAKTGIKLEFTQFTDYSQPNVAVKDGSVDINAFQHYNFLDNWNSKNDKALVAVADTYIAPIRLYSGTENGKNKYTSIKEIPKGGTIAVPNDPTNESRALYVLQSAGLIKLDTKDGQLANVSNIKENSKDLKISELDASQTPSALPSVDAAVINNTFVREAGVDFKKAIYVEKKDNNSKQWYNLIAAKKDWEKSDKAKAIKEIIKAYHKDNVKKVIEESSEGMDQPVF, encoded by the coding sequence ATGAAATTGAAAAAAATTCTTGGTTTAACAGCTCTTGCAGCTCTTGCAACATTTGCTCTTGCAGCATGTGGTTCTTCAAAATCATCTAGCAAAGATGGTGAAACAACTGTAAAAGTAGGTGTCATGACTTTGAGCGATACTGAAAAAGCTCGTTGGGATCAAGTTCAAAAGAACTTGGATGACGCTAAAACAGGGATCAAATTGGAATTCACTCAATTTACAGATTACTCACAACCAAACGTGGCTGTAAAAGATGGTAGCGTAGATATCAATGCATTCCAACACTACAACTTCCTTGATAACTGGAATTCTAAAAACGACAAAGCCCTTGTTGCAGTAGCAGATACTTACATCGCTCCAATCCGTCTTTACTCTGGTACAGAAAACGGTAAAAACAAATACACTTCTATCAAAGAAATTCCTAAAGGTGGAACAATCGCTGTACCAAATGACCCAACAAATGAAAGCCGTGCCTTGTATGTCTTGCAATCAGCAGGTTTGATTAAATTGGATACCAAAGATGGACAATTGGCAAACGTATCAAATATCAAAGAAAATTCAAAAGATTTGAAGATCTCTGAATTGGATGCTTCACAAACACCATCTGCTCTTCCATCAGTAGATGCTGCTGTCATCAACAATACCTTCGTTCGTGAAGCAGGCGTTGATTTCAAAAAAGCTATCTATGTTGAAAAGAAAGACAACAACTCAAAACAATGGTACAATTTGATCGCTGCTAAGAAAGATTGGGAAAAATCTGATAAAGCAAAAGCTATCAAAGAAATCATCAAAGCCTATCACAAAGACAATGTGAAGAAAGTGATCGAAGAATCTTCAGAAGGAATGGACCAACCAGTCTTTTAA
- a CDS encoding M20/M25/M40 family metallo-hydrolase → MPFATEAEQIRKFENDEVAQHYFEVLRTLISKKSIFAQQVGLKEVANYLGEIFTAAGAKVEVDDSYTAPFVIAKFFSPNPDAKTIIFYNHYDTVPADGDQPWTGDPFTLSVHYGTMYGRGVDDDKGHITARLTALRKYIRESGDLPVNITFIIEGAEESASTDLDKYLAKHKKHLRVADLLVWEQGTRNNQGQLEISGGSKGIVTFDMVVKSAEVDIHSSYGGVVDSASWYLLNAIASLRDKEGRILVDGIYDQIQEPNERELALIEQYANKGPEDVAETYGLTLPILKEDRKEFLRRFYFEPALNIEGFGSGYQGQGVKTILPAEARAKMEVRLVPGLDPKDVLEKIKQQLKKNGYDQVELVYTLGEMSYRSDMSAPSILNVIRLAKDFYREGVSVLPTTAGTGPMHTVFEALQVPMAAFGIGNANSRDHGGDENVKIADYYTHIELIKELIASYE, encoded by the coding sequence ATGCCTTTTGCAACAGAAGCGGAACAAATTCGAAAATTTGAAAATGATGAGGTCGCACAACATTATTTTGAAGTGTTGCGAACCTTGATTTCAAAAAAATCCATCTTTGCTCAACAAGTAGGTCTCAAGGAAGTGGCCAACTATTTGGGGGAAATTTTTACAGCTGCAGGAGCCAAAGTCGAAGTGGATGATAGCTACACAGCCCCTTTTGTGATTGCCAAATTTTTCTCCCCAAATCCAGACGCAAAAACCATCATCTTCTATAACCACTATGATACAGTACCAGCGGATGGAGACCAACCTTGGACGGGAGATCCTTTTACCTTATCGGTTCATTACGGGACCATGTACGGTCGAGGGGTTGATGATGACAAGGGGCATATCACGGCTCGTCTCACAGCTCTTCGAAAATACATTCGTGAAAGTGGCGATTTGCCAGTCAATATCACCTTTATCATCGAAGGGGCAGAGGAGTCTGCATCGACTGACTTGGATAAATACTTGGCCAAACATAAGAAACACTTGCGTGTGGCAGACCTCTTAGTGTGGGAACAAGGTACCCGAAATAATCAGGGTCAGTTGGAAATTTCCGGTGGTAGCAAAGGGATCGTCACCTTTGATATGGTGGTGAAGAGTGCAGAAGTGGATATCCATTCCAGCTATGGTGGCGTGGTGGACTCTGCTTCTTGGTATTTGTTAAATGCTATCGCCAGTCTTCGTGACAAAGAAGGCCGAATCTTGGTGGATGGGATTTATGATCAGATCCAAGAACCCAATGAACGCGAACTAGCTTTGATCGAACAATATGCCAACAAAGGACCAGAAGATGTAGCGGAAACCTATGGTCTAACCCTTCCAATCTTGAAGGAAGACCGAAAAGAATTCCTGCGTCGTTTCTATTTTGAACCAGCCCTGAATATTGAAGGTTTTGGCTCTGGTTACCAAGGACAAGGTGTTAAAACGATTCTTCCGGCAGAGGCGCGTGCCAAGATGGAGGTGCGCTTGGTTCCAGGTCTAGATCCCAAGGATGTCTTAGAAAAGATCAAGCAACAATTGAAGAAAAATGGCTATGATCAGGTCGAATTGGTCTATACTCTCGGTGAAATGAGTTACCGAAGTGATATGAGTGCCCCATCGATTTTAAATGTCATACGGCTGGCCAAAGATTTCTATAGAGAAGGAGTTTCTGTTCTTCCAACAACAGCGGGAACAGGGCCAATGCACACGGTCTTTGAGGCTTTGCAGGTGCCGATGGCAGCCTTTGGAATTGGCAATGCCAATAGCCGTGATCATGGGGGCGACGAAAATGTGAAAATCGCCGATTATTACACCCATATTGAATTGATAAAGGAGTTAATAGCAAGTTATGAGTAA
- a CDS encoding methionine ABC transporter ATP-binding protein: MSKAMIQLDHIDVTFQQKKRQIQAVKDVTIHINEGDIYGIVGYSGAGKSTLVRVINLLQVPSAGTITVDGDVIYQDRVTLKPAALREKRRDIGMIFQHFNLMAQMTVAENVAFALKHSNLNKEQKNEKVAKLLDLVGLADRAENYPAQLSGGQKQRVAIARALANDPKILISDESTSALDPKTTKQILALLQELNKKLGLTIVLITHEMQIVKDIANRVAVMQNGELIEEGSVLDIFSNPKNALTQDFITVATGIDEAMVKINQQAIVKNLPDDSMLAHLKYAGSVTDTAIINDIYKQYQVSANILFGNIEILDNTPVGELVVILSGENQNLETAKAELENAGVSVTIVKDGRKA; the protein is encoded by the coding sequence ATGAGTAAAGCAATGATTCAGCTGGACCACATTGATGTGACCTTCCAGCAAAAGAAACGTCAGATCCAAGCCGTCAAAGATGTGACCATTCATATTAATGAAGGCGATATTTATGGGATTGTAGGGTATTCCGGAGCCGGGAAATCGACCTTGGTTCGGGTGATCAATCTCTTACAAGTTCCAAGTGCCGGAACCATCACTGTGGATGGGGATGTGATTTACCAAGATCGGGTGACCTTAAAACCGGCTGCTCTTCGAGAGAAACGTCGGGATATCGGGATGATCTTCCAACACTTCAACTTGATGGCTCAAATGACCGTCGCAGAAAATGTAGCCTTCGCTCTTAAACATTCAAATTTAAATAAAGAACAAAAGAATGAAAAAGTGGCGAAATTGTTGGATCTAGTTGGTCTAGCTGACCGTGCAGAAAATTACCCAGCCCAATTGTCTGGTGGTCAAAAGCAACGGGTAGCGATTGCGCGTGCCCTTGCCAATGATCCAAAGATTTTGATCTCAGATGAGTCAACTTCAGCCTTGGATCCAAAGACGACCAAACAAATTCTAGCTCTGTTGCAAGAATTGAACAAGAAACTTGGTTTAACCATTGTCTTGATCACCCATGAGATGCAAATTGTCAAAGATATTGCCAACCGGGTAGCTGTCATGCAAAATGGCGAACTGATTGAAGAAGGGTCTGTTTTAGATATCTTCTCGAATCCGAAAAATGCTTTGACGCAAGACTTTATCACCGTTGCAACAGGAATCGATGAAGCCATGGTGAAAATCAATCAACAAGCGATTGTTAAGAACTTGCCTGATGATTCGATGTTGGCGCATCTCAAGTATGCAGGTTCTGTGACAGATACAGCCATCATCAATGATATTTACAAGCAGTACCAAGTATCTGCCAACATTTTATTTGGGAACATCGAGATCCTTGATAACACGCCTGTTGGAGAATTGGTGGTCATCTTATCAGGTGAAAATCAAAATCTGGAAACGGCCAAAGCTGAGTTAGAAAATGCAGGAGTTTCCGTGACTATTGTGAAAGATGGGAGAAAAGCATGA
- a CDS encoding methionine ABC transporter permease: protein MIQLIQTYLPNVYKLGWSGQYGWGTAIYLTLYMTVISFIIGGFLGLVTGLLLVLTRPGGVIENRIVFQILDKITSLFRAIPFIILLAFINPLTYLLLKNTIGPTAALVPLSLAVFPFFARQVQVVLSELDGGVIEAAQASGATFWDIVGVYLREGLPDLIRVTTVTIISLIGETAMAGAVGAGGLGTLAINYGKNMFNNDVIFVATLLILILIVLVQFIGDFLSKKISHR from the coding sequence ATGATCCAGTTAATTCAAACATATTTACCAAATGTCTATAAATTAGGGTGGTCTGGCCAGTATGGATGGGGAACCGCTATTTACTTGACTCTTTACATGACCGTTATTTCCTTCATTATTGGTGGATTTTTAGGTTTGGTGACAGGACTTTTGTTAGTCTTGACCCGTCCAGGTGGTGTCATCGAAAATAGAATCGTTTTCCAAATTTTGGATAAAATTACTTCCTTGTTCCGCGCCATTCCTTTCATTATCTTGTTGGCCTTTATTAATCCCTTGACCTACTTGCTCTTGAAAAATACCATCGGTCCTACAGCGGCACTTGTTCCGCTATCCTTGGCTGTCTTTCCATTCTTTGCCCGCCAAGTCCAAGTAGTCTTGTCAGAATTGGATGGAGGCGTGATTGAAGCAGCACAAGCCAGTGGGGCAACCTTCTGGGATATTGTTGGTGTCTACCTTCGTGAAGGGCTTCCTGATTTGATCCGTGTAACAACAGTGACCATCATTTCCTTGATTGGAGAAACCGCCATGGCGGGTGCCGTTGGTGCTGGAGGATTAGGAACCTTGGCCATCAACTACGGGAAAAACATGTTTAACAATGATGTCATCTTTGTGGCGACCTTATTGATCCTGATTCTGATCGTTCTGGTCCAATTTATCGGGGACTTCCTTTCGAAGAAAATTAGCCACCGTTAG
- a CDS encoding MptD family putative ECF transporter S component: MNRINVNQIKQVGAFTFLYFLAIGLGVLVGNLVDHQGNMFYAPAFSALFGGMIYRYYLEKIKGVGSIFIVGCVIGSFFLFSRHGAGAFIPALIAGSFAEMVASSGRFRSNLRNALSFVIFAFATTGPILMMWFYPASYRMSLLDRGKSIDYVNRVMVSPDLATITWFVLTVILGAGLGWGLSNFLLPLLDKKGDKDAQ; the protein is encoded by the coding sequence ATGAATAGAATAAATGTGAATCAAATAAAACAAGTTGGAGCCTTCACTTTCCTCTATTTTCTTGCGATTGGACTGGGGGTCTTAGTTGGAAATCTGGTCGATCATCAAGGAAATATGTTTTATGCTCCTGCCTTTTCAGCCTTGTTTGGCGGGATGATCTACCGCTATTATCTAGAAAAAATAAAAGGAGTTGGATCTATCTTTATAGTTGGCTGCGTGATTGGATCCTTCTTCCTCTTTTCGCGTCATGGTGCAGGGGCCTTTATTCCAGCCTTGATCGCCGGAAGTTTTGCGGAAATGGTCGCCTCAAGTGGTCGTTTTCGCTCGAATTTACGAAATGCCTTGTCTTTTGTCATTTTTGCCTTTGCGACGACAGGGCCCATTCTTATGATGTGGTTCTATCCAGCCAGTTACCGCATGTCGTTACTGGATCGTGGTAAATCGATAGACTATGTCAATCGGGTGATGGTATCACCAGATCTAGCGACCATCACTTGGTTTGTCCTCACGGTCATATTGGGTGCTGGATTAGGATGGGGACTATCGAACTTCCTTCTTCCATTATTGGACAAAAAAGGAGATAAAGATGCACAATAA
- a CDS encoding SAM hydrolase/SAM-dependent halogenase family protein: MHNNLLVLQSDFGLVDGAVSAMIGVALEESPTLKIHHLTHDITPYNIFEGSYRLFQTVDYWPEGTTFVSVVDPGVGSKRKSVVAKTAKNQYIVTPDNGTLSFIKKHVGIVAIREISEVKNRRANTEFSYTFHGRDVYAYTGAKLASGHISFEDVGPELSVEHIVEIPVVETVLEDNLVKGAVDILDVRFGSLWTSITREEFNHLAPEFGERFEVTIYNNDMLVYQNQVTYGKSFADVRIGQPILYINSLYRVGLAINQGSFAKAYNVGVGASWHIEIRKMEN, encoded by the coding sequence ATGCACAATAATTTACTAGTTCTTCAGTCAGACTTTGGTTTGGTGGATGGAGCAGTATCCGCTATGATTGGGGTTGCTTTAGAAGAATCGCCAACCCTTAAAATTCACCACTTAACTCATGATATTACCCCCTACAATATCTTTGAAGGGAGTTACCGTCTCTTTCAGACAGTAGATTACTGGCCAGAAGGGACGACCTTTGTTTCGGTGGTCGATCCTGGTGTCGGTTCCAAACGAAAGAGTGTCGTAGCTAAAACGGCGAAAAATCAATACATTGTCACTCCGGATAATGGCACTCTCTCTTTTATCAAGAAACATGTAGGGATTGTTGCTATCCGTGAGATTTCAGAGGTGAAGAATCGTCGAGCCAATACAGAGTTTTCTTATACCTTCCATGGCCGTGATGTCTACGCCTATACAGGAGCTAAGTTGGCCAGTGGCCATATTAGTTTTGAAGACGTCGGACCAGAACTCAGTGTCGAACATATTGTGGAAATCCCAGTGGTTGAGACGGTTCTTGAGGACAATCTTGTTAAAGGTGCAGTCGACATTCTAGATGTGCGCTTTGGTTCTCTTTGGACTTCCATTACTCGGGAAGAGTTCAATCATTTGGCACCCGAATTTGGGGAACGTTTTGAAGTGACCATCTATAACAATGACATGCTGGTTTACCAAAACCAAGTAACCTACGGTAAATCTTTCGCCGACGTGCGAATTGGACAGCCAATCCTTTATATCAATTCCCTTTACCGTGTTGGTCTTGCCATCAACCAGGGATCCTTTGCCAAGGCCTATAATGTAGGAGTTGGGGCTTCTTGGCATATCGAGATTAGAAAAATGGAAAATTAA
- a CDS encoding ECF-type riboflavin transporter substrate-binding protein, which produces MKQKSLFSIKDVVAIGVGAALFVVIAMLQIPAPAPNTSIQLQYALQALFSVVFGPIVGFLIGLIGHAIKDAMSGGLWWTWIISSGLFGLFVGFFRKQIGEFKGEVTKKELIVFNVVQIVSNLVIWGLIAPVGDVLIYKESANKVFLQGVVAGSFNALTVAVAGSLLLIAYARTQTKDGSLTKD; this is translated from the coding sequence ATGAAACAGAAATCATTATTTTCAATTAAAGATGTTGTAGCTATTGGGGTTGGAGCAGCCCTCTTTGTCGTGATTGCTATGTTGCAAATCCCTGCACCTGCACCGAATACGAGCATTCAGTTGCAATATGCCCTTCAAGCTCTCTTTAGTGTAGTCTTTGGCCCAATTGTCGGCTTCTTAATCGGCTTGATTGGTCATGCCATTAAGGACGCTATGTCAGGTGGTCTTTGGTGGACTTGGATCATTTCAAGTGGTTTGTTTGGACTCTTTGTTGGTTTCTTCCGCAAACAAATCGGTGAATTTAAAGGGGAAGTGACAAAGAAAGAATTAATTGTCTTTAACGTTGTTCAAATCGTATCCAACCTTGTGATCTGGGGCTTGATTGCTCCGGTTGGAGATGTCTTGATCTACAAGGAAAGTGCCAATAAAGTCTTCCTACAAGGTGTTGTTGCGGGTTCATTTAATGCATTAACAGTAGCTGTTGCAGGTTCTCTTCTCTTGATTGCTTATGCACGGACTCAAACAAAAGATGGAAGTTTGACCAAAGATTAA
- a CDS encoding helix-turn-helix transcriptional regulator, whose product MAKNLKLKMARVEHDMTQGDLADAIGVTRQTIGLIEAGKYNPTLSLCLAICKTLDKTLDQLFWE is encoded by the coding sequence GTGGCGAAAAATCTCAAATTAAAAATGGCCCGGGTCGAGCATGATATGACCCAGGGGGATCTTGCAGATGCCATTGGAGTGACGCGCCAGACCATCGGTCTGATTGAGGCGGGAAAGTATAACCCAACCCTCAGTCTCTGCCTTGCCATCTGTAAGACCTTGGATAAGACGCTGGATCAACTGTTCTGGGAGTAA
- a CDS encoding DUF6773 family protein: MKQKKEPIVKDERTMLLDGKIAGELVLGMTCFIALSAFVKSSILDLDLVAYLPEMFLLIAMGAYAFVRRISSGIDIRDMLEKDSWLSRLGSGLFFAVLVTAMDVIGKREAMSFILSPKYLVKILLEILVFAILTDLLEKPLALINRKKQEKIEAELEDEE, encoded by the coding sequence ATGAAACAAAAGAAAGAACCAATTGTAAAAGATGAACGGACCATGCTACTTGATGGAAAAATCGCAGGAGAACTTGTCCTTGGTATGACCTGCTTTATTGCCCTATCTGCCTTTGTGAAATCCAGTATCCTGGACTTAGACCTAGTCGCTTATCTCCCTGAGATGTTCCTTCTGATTGCCATGGGAGCCTATGCCTTTGTGAGAAGGATCAGTTCAGGGATTGATATCCGAGATATGTTAGAAAAAGATAGCTGGTTGAGTCGCCTTGGGTCAGGTCTATTCTTTGCTGTGCTTGTGACAGCTATGGATGTGATTGGAAAGAGAGAAGCAATGAGCTTTATCTTGAGTCCCAAGTATCTGGTCAAAATTTTATTAGAAATTCTCGTCTTTGCCATCCTGACAGATCTGCTTGAAAAACCACTTGCTCTTATCAATCGGAAAAAACAAGAGAAGATCGAGGCAGAGTTAGAGGATGAAGAATAA
- a CDS encoding DUF6773 family protein, whose product MLNKQIIDEREEGLANKAGAETAGFLFLALTVFSVGSIFTSKVGLSPIMVVALLIVSGLYYSVRCQRLGVKFISYSYLNVTGIVAVTSILSLFIWAQNFQLNQAVYQANPFHSKFLLVLPITFLLNLLIVWGVNTLVMLLAKVEKKRYEAYLDQLEKEE is encoded by the coding sequence TTGCTGAACAAACAAATCATAGATGAACGAGAAGAAGGCTTAGCTAATAAGGCTGGTGCTGAGACGGCTGGTTTTCTTTTCCTTGCCTTAACTGTTTTTAGTGTGGGATCCATTTTTACATCTAAGGTGGGGCTCAGTCCAATCATGGTGGTAGCCTTACTCATCGTCTCAGGATTGTATTACTCTGTTCGTTGTCAACGATTGGGTGTGAAATTTATCAGTTATAGCTATCTAAATGTGACGGGAATTGTAGCAGTAACCTCTATTCTCTCCTTGTTCATCTGGGCTCAAAATTTTCAATTAAACCAAGCTGTCTATCAGGCAAATCCCTTCCATTCAAAATTCTTACTGGTACTACCTATTACCTTTTTACTGAATCTTCTAATTGTATGGGGAGTCAATACCCTTGTAATGCTTCTTGCAAAAGTTGAGAAAAAACGCTATGAAGCCTATCTAGATCAGTTGGAAAAGGAAGAGTAG
- the trhO gene encoding oxygen-dependent tRNA uridine(34) hydroxylase TrhO, whose translation MAKLIRVLLYYKYVPIENAEQFAADHLAFCKSIGLKGRILVADEGINGTVSGDYETTQKYMDYVHSLPGMEDLWFKIDEEEEQAFKKMFVRYKKEIVHLGLEDDNFDNDINPLETTGAYLSPKEFKEALLDEDTVVLDTRNDYEYDLGHFRGAIRPDIRNFRELPQWVRDNKEKFMDKRVVVYCTGGVRCEKFSGWMVREGYKDVGQLHGGIATYGKDPEVQGELWDGKMYVFDERIAVDVNHVDPSVVGKDWFDGTPCERYVNCGNPFCNRRILTSEENEDKYLRGCSHECRVHPRNRYVEEHNLSQAEVRERLALIGETLDGAPA comes from the coding sequence ATGGCAAAACTTATTCGTGTATTACTTTATTATAAATATGTTCCCATCGAAAACGCAGAACAATTTGCGGCTGATCACTTGGCCTTCTGTAAATCAATCGGCCTCAAAGGACGTATCCTAGTCGCTGACGAAGGAATCAATGGAACTGTTTCTGGTGACTACGAAACAACACAAAAATACATGGACTACGTTCACAGCCTTCCAGGTATGGAAGACCTCTGGTTCAAGATTGATGAGGAAGAAGAGCAAGCTTTCAAGAAGATGTTTGTACGTTATAAGAAAGAGATTGTCCACCTTGGATTAGAGGATGATAACTTCGATAACGATATCAATCCTCTTGAAACAACAGGTGCTTACTTGTCTCCAAAAGAATTTAAAGAAGCACTTCTCGATGAAGATACCGTTGTCCTTGATACTCGAAACGACTACGAGTACGACCTTGGACACTTCCGTGGAGCTATTCGTCCAGACATCCGCAACTTCCGTGAATTGCCACAATGGGTCCGTGATAACAAGGAAAAATTCATGGACAAACGCGTTGTCGTCTACTGTACAGGTGGAGTCCGCTGTGAGAAATTCTCTGGCTGGATGGTGCGTGAAGGCTACAAAGATGTTGGTCAATTGCATGGCGGAATCGCCACTTACGGGAAAGACCCAGAAGTTCAAGGCGAACTATGGGATGGTAAAATGTACGTCTTTGACGAGCGGATTGCAGTCGACGTCAACCATGTCGATCCAAGCGTTGTCGGAAAAGATTGGTTTGATGGAACACCATGCGAACGCTATGTCAACTGTGGAAATCCTTTCTGTAACCGTCGGATCTTGACTTCAGAAGAAAACGAAGACAAGTATCTTCGCGGATGTTCGCATGAGTGCCGGGTTCACCCTCGCAATCGTTATGTTGAAGAACACAACTTGTCACAAGCAGAAGTTCGTGAGCGTTTAGCCCTTATCGGTGAGACGCTTGATGGAGCACCTGCATAA
- a CDS encoding DUF4299 family protein — protein MSIVFSIKNKKSLFGYQKVLAAQEVLKLVEGLTTYNYDPATLHRPLNDFEGLNCIVFGKSGLPLQLRYFDEEESYQIQVPSFAIEEDWQLALRWLSRLAEVLGTEIVASDGVSYTPDSIFHFDYEVVILETLGNVTKEKDLKEFEVQGFAHPVYLDRDTVQEVLNHVHPLEAYSAFIKKIQYSAAYFSQVRFYQQEETGAFLASYSLTEDTDTVLPSVPHVPAEYVEIVGLAGIIDWRVLLVAIDGDPDKPENYHPIGSLALKNLLAALEPDEFQLLDASQIEIKKLSKERLLELAQLENK, from the coding sequence ATGAGTATCGTGTTTTCAATCAAAAATAAAAAGAGCTTATTTGGCTATCAGAAAGTACTCGCAGCACAGGAAGTTCTTAAATTGGTAGAAGGGTTAACAACCTACAACTATGATCCTGCCACCCTTCATCGTCCCTTAAATGATTTTGAAGGCTTGAACTGTATTGTATTTGGTAAAAGCGGTCTTCCTCTGCAGTTACGCTATTTTGATGAGGAAGAGTCTTATCAGATTCAGGTGCCCTCTTTTGCGATAGAAGAAGATTGGCAGTTGGCCCTTCGATGGCTTAGTCGCCTCGCAGAAGTACTAGGAACGGAGATTGTGGCCAGCGACGGAGTGAGCTATACTCCAGATTCTATTTTCCATTTTGATTATGAAGTCGTCATCCTAGAAACGCTGGGTAATGTGACGAAAGAAAAAGATCTAAAAGAGTTTGAAGTACAAGGCTTCGCTCATCCAGTCTATTTGGATCGGGATACAGTGCAGGAAGTCTTGAACCATGTCCATCCACTAGAAGCCTACTCTGCCTTTATCAAGAAGATTCAATATAGTGCAGCTTATTTCAGTCAAGTCCGTTTTTATCAACAGGAGGAGACAGGAGCCTTCTTAGCCAGCTATAGCTTGACAGAAGATACGGATACGGTCTTGCCCAGCGTGCCACATGTTCCTGCAGAATATGTAGAAATTGTGGGCTTAGCGGGTATCATTGATTGGCGAGTTCTATTGGTTGCGATCGATGGAGATCCGGATAAGCCAGAAAATTACCATCCAATTGGCTCTCTTGCTCTGAAGAATCTATTGGCAGCGCTAGAGCCAGATGAATTCCAGCTGCTAGATGCTAGTCAAATTGAAATTAAAAAATTGTCCAAAGAACGGTTGCTAGAATTAGCGCAATTGGAAAACAAGTAA
- a CDS encoding nucleoside phosphorylase codes for MLLEEFDANRQAIINPQDLHQPIEGFPKVVISCFSRVTFARLLENYDHEVIARTSMANFEVLVYGITIGDQQIGAFNAPVGAASCVGIIEDLIQFGMEKLVLFGTCGVLDRDIEATSIIIPTAALRDEGTSYHYLPASDEVEVNKKTLPLFQAFLDSHKVSYQSGKVWTTDAPYRETIDKMKRRKEAGAICVDMECSAVAALAVYRGFELCHFFYAADHLSEEKWDIRTLSSHEDLDSKDRIAELAIQFALFWEKAN; via the coding sequence ATGCTGTTAGAAGAATTTGATGCCAATCGACAGGCGATTATCAATCCACAAGACTTACACCAACCAATTGAAGGATTTCCCAAAGTTGTCATCTCTTGCTTTTCAAGAGTAACCTTTGCGCGCCTTCTTGAGAATTATGACCACGAGGTCATTGCAAGAACCTCTATGGCTAATTTTGAAGTCCTGGTCTATGGGATCACTATTGGAGACCAACAGATTGGTGCCTTTAATGCACCAGTTGGGGCTGCTTCCTGCGTGGGGATTATAGAGGACCTGATTCAATTTGGGATGGAAAAACTCGTTCTTTTTGGGACCTGTGGGGTATTAGATCGAGATATCGAAGCAACCTCCATTATCATTCCAACAGCTGCTCTTCGCGACGAGGGGACCAGTTACCACTATCTTCCGGCTAGTGATGAAGTGGAAGTAAACAAGAAAACCCTTCCTCTCTTCCAAGCCTTTCTGGACAGTCACAAGGTTTCTTATCAGTCAGGAAAAGTGTGGACGACAGATGCACCTTACCGGGAAACCATCGACAAGATGAAGCGACGAAAGGAAGCAGGAGCCATCTGTGTGGATATGGAATGTTCGGCAGTGGCAGCCCTAGCAGTTTATAGAGGCTTTGAGCTCTGCCATTTCTTCTATGCAGCTGACCACCTCTCGGAAGAAAAATGGGATATCCGAACCTTATCTAGTCATGAAGATTTAGATAGCAAGGATCGCATCGCGGAGTTAGCCATCCAATTTGCGCTCTTTTGGGAAAAGGCAAACTAA